In a genomic window of Diabrotica undecimpunctata isolate CICGRU chromosome 2, icDiaUnde3, whole genome shotgun sequence:
- the LOC140433756 gene encoding uncharacterized protein — MFLQSLRTVNGVIFPTYRAACEELNLLENDTHWDTTIAEAIISASPSQIRTLFAIIISTCFPSNLCNLWHKYNHSMSEDILHQSSVSSRNHDIEMNEEIHNRALLLIEDMTRV, encoded by the coding sequence ATGTTTCTACAATCACTACGAACTGTTAATGGTGTAATATTCCCAACATATCGTGCTGCATGTGAAGAATTGAACTTATTAGAAAACGATACCCATTGGGATACGACAATCGCTGAAGCCATTATCTCTGCATCTCCAAGTCAGATACGCACATTATTCGCTAtcataatttcgacatgttttccaTCAAACCTATGTAACCTGTGGCACAAATACAATCATAGTATGTCAGAAGATATTTTACATCAAAGTAGTGTCAGTTCCAGAAATCACGATATTGAGATGAATGAGGAGATACATAATCGTGCTTTACTCTTGATCGAAGATATGACTCGTGTATGA